The sequence CGGCTGAGAGTCCGGCCACCCACCGGCGCGGAGGTGGAGAAAGCTCTCAGCCGCGGCCCCACCAGCGAACTGGCTCCGGTGTTTGCCAGCGACGTCACTTACGGAGGGGAGGGAGATACCCGTTCGCCCGATTCCTCAGAGGATGAAAAATCCGATCTGAGTCTGAAAAAGGCAGGTGAGGCGTCCCAAAAACCGGCCCCCGTGGATACTGGCTACTTCGCCAAGGCTGGGATGGGGCAGGTCGATACCTCAAAAACGGTGAATCAAGGCAAGGATGCGATCTCGCGCACCCTGCGCTACGAAGGAGCGTTCCAGATCAGCATCCCGGGAGATTCCTTCACCCGCGCGCCGGACCTCCGCTCGCTGTATCCGGCGGACCCGGCCACGAACCGGATCACCATCGATGTCCCGATCGAGGGCTCGATCTACGAGGTCACCCTCAAGCAGGCGGAGGACATCTACGTCAAAGGCCGCCGCCGGGAGTGATCCCCGGCGGGGCGGGCCCAGCGGGATCAGACTCCGGCCGGAAGGCCCAGGGACTGGTAGATCTCGCGGGTCGCGCGGCTCTTGTTGAGCGTGTAGAAGTGGATGCCGTGCACGCCGGCGTCGAGCAGCCCGGCGCACTGCTGGGCGGCGTAGTGGATGCCCACCCGCTCGACCGCTTCCGGGCCATTGGCGCGCTCCAGCGCCCGCAGCAGGGCGGCCGGGAAGCGGGCTCCGGCCGCCAGCTCGGCCATGCGCTTCATGCTCTGGAGCGAGCTCACCGGCATGATGCCCGCGAGGATCGGCACGCCGATGCCGACGAGGTCGCAGCGGTCGCGGAAATCGAGGAAGTCGCGGTTGTCGAAGAAGAGCTGGCTGCAGATGTAGTGCGCGCCCTCGTCGATCTTCGCCTTCAGGTGGTCGAGTTCCAGCAGCCGGTTCGGGGTGTCCGGGTGGCCCTCCGGGAAACCGGCGACCCCGATCGCGAATCCGCGCGGGTCCGGATGGCGTCCGCTTTCATTGAATTCGCGGATGAAGCGCACCAGGTCCGAAGCGTGGCGGAAGTCGCCCTTCGACCAATCGTAGTTCGTCTCGCCGCGGGGCGGATCGCCGCGCAGGGCCAGGATGGCGGTGACTCCGGCCGCCGCGTAGCGGGTCAGCAGGGCATCGATCTCCGCCCGGGTGTGGCCCACGCAGGTGAGGTGGGGCACCGGTGGGATGTCCGTGGTTTCCTTGATCCGCACCACCAGGTCGTGGGTCAGCTCCCGGGTGCCGCCGCCCGCGCCGTAGGTCACGGACACGAAGGTCGGGTTCAGCGGCGCCAGGTCCCGGATCGTCTGGTACAGCTCCTCGGACGAGGCCTGCGTGCGCGGCGGGAAAAATTCGAAGGAGAAGCCGGGGCGGCGGGTGGCGAGCAGGTCGAGCAGATGCATCAGGTGGAGTGGGGAAAATCGGGATGGAAGCCGAAACTTCCCGGGGTTTGAGGAGTTTCACCTTCGTATTCCCCGGTTGCCGGGCTAGAAAAACGCCGAACTCTCATGAAGACAATCCCCGTTTCGCTGGTGCTCGCCGGATCCATGCTGGGTGCGTGGGCGCTGCCCGGACCACCGGACGACCCGCAGACTCCCGTGGCTGCCGAAAAGCGCCCCGGCCCGCCAGATGGCGAACGCCGCCCGTGGCATCAAGGGGTGGAGTTCTGGAAAAAGGCGGACACCGATGGCGACGGCTTCATTTCCAAGGACGAGTTCGTGGCCTTGGAGCGCATTTCGAAGCTGCCCGAGGAGAAGCGGGACAAGATTTTCGAGCGCCTCGACAAGGACTCCGATGGCAAGCTTTCGAAGGAGGAACTGGAGAAGTTCGGCCCCAATGAAGGACCGCCCCGTGGATTCCCCCGCCTGGCCGAGCTCGATGTCGACCACAGCGGTGGCGTCAGTCTGGAGGAGTTCAAGGCTTCCGAATTCGTGAAGAAGCTCCCCGTCGAACGTCAGGAGGCCCTGTTCAAGCGTCTCGACAGCGATGGCGACGGTCAGATCACCCCGAAGGATCGCCCGGCCGAGCCACCCCGCCGTGACGGCGAAGGTGGGCCGCGCGATGGTGAAGGTGGCCCGCGTGGCGAAGGCAGGGGCGGTCGCGACGGCGGCCCCGATGGCGGCCTGCGTCAGATCCTCCGTGGCTTGGATGCCAATGGCGATGGAGCCGTGACCTTTGAAGAGTTCCAGAAAGCACCGTTCGCGGAGAAGCTGGGCGAGGACGCCCTTGAGAAACGTTTCGAGAAACTCGACCGCAATGGCGACAAGAAACTGACCGCGGAGGATGTTCCGCCGAAGCCGGAAAAGCCGGAGGGCGAAGGCGGTGACAAGCCGGAGATGCAGGACCGCCCGCATCGCCCGGGGCCGCCGCCCGGAGCTGCACCGGCTCCAAAGGAGTGACCTTTTTGATCCAAGCCCCGTTCGCCGAAAGGTGGACGGGGTTTTGCTTTTCATGCGGCCGCGGCCGGGTTGGTGCCGATTTGTGCGATCCTTCTTTTCAGGCAGTCATGTCCATGCTGATCTCACGGTCACTGCGTTTATGTCCAAGTACAAGCTGATGGTGAGTGGTGTCGTGGGTCTGGTGGCCTTGGGCTGCATCGGGCTGCTGTCCCTGAAGACCGGTCCGGGTTCGGGCCCTTCCGGAGGTGATGAGGTGAAGCCCCTGGTCCCGAACCGCAGTGGATCGACGGCCGAAAGGACGGGAGGTTCGCGGCCTGCTGGCTCACGGATCAAACTGGCGCGCCCCGAGCTCTCCGATGCCCGCCGTCTCAAGATGCTCGATGACATCGCCTTGCACTGGGACGAGAACACCCGGGACTTCAAGGGGGAGGAGCTGGATCAGAAGCAGCAGGATTTGGTGCGGGAGGCGGTGCAAAAGCTTGGCGCGAGCGAGGAGATGCTCGGATTCCTCCAATTCCTGAAGGAGAAGGGCCTCAGCGTCAGCAAAACCGCGGACCTGTTGATCGGCGGGGAGATGCCCGGCGTGTTTTCCGGGGTGCTGGGGAAGGATGCCCGCGAGTGGTTGTTGGGCGTGAAGGACGCGAGGCTGAAGCAGACGCTCTCGTTTTCCGCGGGCGTCGGTTACACGGGGGGCGGGTTGAAGGAGTTCATCGATGCCCTGGGAGACATCCACTGCCAGTCGGCGGTCCTCTCGGGCTACTGCCGCACGTTGGCGAGAACGGAACCGGAGAATGCCGTGAAGGTCTTCATGGATCTGCGGCCCGCCAAGGTGGATTTCACCGCGATGGCGTCCATCGTGAGGGAGGCTCCGCCGACCGCGGATTTCGGGAAGATCTCGGGAATGTTTCCGGATGATGCGAAGGGTGCCCGAAATATCCGGACGTCGTTGATGCAATCCTGGGCGGCGGTCAGTCCGGTGGAGGCCGGCCAGTATGTGATGGCCAATACCAAGCTCGCCGGCCCTAGCCAGATCGGCACGGTGGTGGATGTTTGGGTGGGCAGTTCGCCCGAGGGGGCATCCGCCTGGGTCGGTTCGCTCCCGGCGGGTCCGTACCGTGATGAAGGGAACGCCTCCTTGGCCAAGGCGACGGGCGCGTCTGACCCGGTGCTGGGGTGGGCCTATGTCACCCGCATCGAGGATCCTCAAAAGCGGAAGGATGCCGCGACGAAGGTGTTCGCCAGTTGGGACAAGAGCGACCACGCCGCGGCCGCCCAGGCCTGGAGCGAGATGTTTCCGCAGGCGGATTGAGGGCTGGTTGTCCGGGGCGGGCTTCTGGCTTCAGAAGTTCGCCTCGAACCAGAGGCCGCCGAAGAGGCGGTTGGTCTCCGGGTCCGCGTCCATCGGGATCGAAACGCCGACGAACGGGGTGAGGGAGATGGTCTTGTTCAGCGCGTAGGTGAAGGAGGCGCGGGCGTAGAGGTCGTTCCAGCCATCGCGGCCGTAGTAGTCGCCCACGAAGCTGGTGCCGCCCTGCAGGGTGACGAAGGAGGAATCAGTGACCGGCTTCGACCACTTGCCTTCCAGCCAGCCGTAGACTCCCTCCGCGCCGGTGTCGTAAGCCGCGCCCGCGATGAGGTCGAGGTCCTTGGTGGCGTGCCAGGTGAAGCTCGGGGAGAAATCGACGCCGCTGTCCAGCAGCGGGTGGTCGAAGGCGTGGCCGGTGATGGAGAAACCGGCGGACCACTGCTTGGTGTCGTAGTTGAGGTCGACGAAGAAGGTGCCCTCGGTGTTGTCACCGTCGCCGCCCTCGGTGGCGTAGGTGCCGCCGATGTCCAGCGCCCACTCGTTGCTCAGGGCGATTTCGCCCTGGAGCTGGAAGTCCATGATGCCGTCGCCGACCTTGAAGCCGCGCCAGATGTATTCCGAGCGGTAGCCCGTGACGGCCTCGATGCCGAGGGGGATTTCCCGCTCGACCTCGGCTCCGGCCGGCAGCAGGGCGGCGAAAAGAAAAAGGGGAACGGCGCGCATCATGGGCGGATGCTGGCGTTCCCCTTCGGCCCGGTCAATGCCGGGCTCAGTTAGTTGAGCGGGCTCAGTTGGTGGTCGGTTTCGCTTCCGTCACCACTTCCGCCTCGATGCCATCGTCGCGGAGCTGGTTGTTCCGGCCGCGGCTCCACCAGAGCACGAACGGCGAGGCGACGAAGATCGAGGAGTAGGTGCCCACCACGATGCCGATGAGGATCACCAGCGAGAAGTCGCGCAGGGCCGCGCCGCCGAGGATCGCCAGCGAGAGCACCGACACCAGGGTGGCGGTGGAGGTCAGGATCGTGCGGGACAGGGTCGAGTTGATCGCCTCGTTCATCACTTCCTCCAG comes from Luteolibacter sp. LG18 and encodes:
- the metF gene encoding methylenetetrahydrofolate reductase [NAD(P)H], which gives rise to MHLLDLLATRRPGFSFEFFPPRTQASSEELYQTIRDLAPLNPTFVSVTYGAGGGTRELTHDLVVRIKETTDIPPVPHLTCVGHTRAEIDALLTRYAAAGVTAILALRGDPPRGETNYDWSKGDFRHASDLVRFIREFNESGRHPDPRGFAIGVAGFPEGHPDTPNRLLELDHLKAKIDEGAHYICSQLFFDNRDFLDFRDRCDLVGIGVPILAGIMPVSSLQSMKRMAELAAGARFPAALLRALERANGPEAVERVGIHYAAQQCAGLLDAGVHGIHFYTLNKSRATREIYQSLGLPAGV
- a CDS encoding EF-hand domain-containing protein, whose product is MKTIPVSLVLAGSMLGAWALPGPPDDPQTPVAAEKRPGPPDGERRPWHQGVEFWKKADTDGDGFISKDEFVALERISKLPEEKRDKIFERLDKDSDGKLSKEELEKFGPNEGPPRGFPRLAELDVDHSGGVSLEEFKASEFVKKLPVERQEALFKRLDSDGDGQITPKDRPAEPPRRDGEGGPRDGEGGPRGEGRGGRDGGPDGGLRQILRGLDANGDGAVTFEEFQKAPFAEKLGEDALEKRFEKLDRNGDKKLTAEDVPPKPEKPEGEGGDKPEMQDRPHRPGPPPGAAPAPKE